A stretch of Nyctibius grandis isolate bNycGra1 chromosome 24, bNycGra1.pri, whole genome shotgun sequence DNA encodes these proteins:
- the PHACTR4 gene encoding phosphatase and actin regulator 4 isoform X2, which produces MPSLKLEDRCTCQQCGVLGVADVPGLSAEGCCLTSCKAAEEVDHPPTDVGMGVDVLESGDTTPPTKRKSKFSSFGKIFKPWKWRKKKSSDKFKETSEVLERKISMRKPREELVKRGVLLEDPEQDGEEPDKLNPPALKNGHTVPIGGLGVCNLASQEEEATKPSGLRKPVPAEEPKKRQGSSSSHSGPELEPPQEPYVPRQPLLPPKRPPSASQEASEAQAKDPTPASSTAKTAPSTTAPVAAKTVNSPAAPSPAPRTLPPALAGANTTVPTSTTSTAPAKQPPVPPPKPVNRNSNSVIAELSQAMNSGTGLSKPSPPLPPKRGLLPNTTSEAAIASKPLSDRTVTTNRPAPIPMHMTPVYPPPSPSPPLPTHIPPEPPRMPLPVSTPVLDPPHSLDLPKETPPPPEDFRSLEVSKRTSEQGFGEGHVLPRLPQIPLHIRIQQALASPLPVTPPAEGSHRAHSLLFENDGFGEDSGSLGRTRSLPVTIEMLKVPDDEEEEDDDQEEEQNSGPRVYIGDVPSVTVIPKLVPQVLPEEQEGDEGMSDSDSEGPILYKDDEDEEEDESHNSTLANKVKRKDTLAIKLGNATTPQEEKIVFPRKSKEEWNEIRHQIGTTLIRRLSQRPTAEELEQRNILQPKNEADRQAEKREIKRRLTRKLSQRPTVAELQARKILRFNEYVEVTDAQDYDRRADKPWTKLTPADKAAIRKELNEFKSCEMEVHEDSKQFTRYHRP; this is translated from the exons CCGAAGAGGTGGATCACCCTCCAACTGATGTCGGCATGGGGGTAGATGTTTTGGAATCGGGTGACACCACACCTCctacaaagaggaaaagcaagttCTCAAGCTTTGGCAAGATCTTCAAACCCTGgaagtggaggaaaaagaaaagcagtgacaAATTTAAGGAGACTTCGGAAG TTTTAGAACGAAAGATTTCTATGCGAAAGCCAAGAGAGGAGCTGGTAAAAAGAGGGGTTCTGTTGGAAGACCCTGAGCAGG ATGGTGAGGAACCAGACAAGCTGAACCCACCTGCACTGAAGAATGGCCACACAGTCCCAATCGGTGGGCTGGGGGTTTGTAACCTGGCCAGCCAGGAGGAAGAGGCCACAAAGCCGTCTGGCCtcaggaagcctgttccagcagAGGAACCAAAGAAGAGGCAGG gctcctccagcagccactCTGGGCCCGAACTGGAACCACCTCAGGAACCGTATGTTCCCAGACAGCCTCTGCTTCCTCCAAAAAGACCTCCCTCCGCTTCCCAGGAGGCAAGTGAAGCGCAAGCGAAGGATCCGAcgcctgccagcagcactgcaaaaaCTGCACCCTCCACCACAGCCCCTGTTGCGGCAAAGACAGTCAATTCCccagctgccccttccccagcccccaggACTCTGCCCCCTGCTCTCGCCGGTGCCAACACTACCGTTCCCACCAGTACaaccagcacagctcctgccaaACAGCCTCCCGTCCCTCCTCCCAAACCCGTCAACAGAAATAGCAACTCAGTAATAG ctgaACTTTCTCAAGCAATGAACAGTGGTACAGGCTTGTCCaagccttcccctcctctcccaccgAAGAGAGGCCTCCTGCCCAACACCACGTCAGAGGCAGCTATCGCTTCCAAGCCCCTGAGCGACAGGACAGTGACAACCAACCGCCCCGCCCCGATACCGATGCACATGACCCCTGTTTACCCACCGCCCTCCCCTTCGCCGCCGCTGCCCACGCACATACCCCCCGAACCTCCACGCATGCCCTTGCCTGTCTCCACCCCTGTCTTGGACCCTCCACACTCCTTGGACCTACCCAAAGagactcctcctcctcctgaagACTTCAGGTCCTTGGAAGTGTCGAAGAGGACATCAGAGCAAGGGTTTGGCGAAGGTCACGTGCTGCCTCGCCTGCCCCAGATCCCATTGCACATCCGTATCCAGCAGGCTCTGGCCAGTCCTCTGCCTGTCACCCCCCCTGCCGAGGGGTCGCACAGGGCTCACTCGCTGCTCTTCGAGAATGATGGCTTTGGAGAAGACAGCGGCAGCCTGGGCAGGACGAGGTCCCTGCCTGTCACCATTGAGATGCTGAAAGT TCCAGAcgatgaggaagaggaagatgacgaccaggaagaggagcagaattCGGGCCCTCGTGTGTATATTGGAGACGTGCCATCTGTCACAGTCATCCCAAAACTGGTACCCCAGGTCCTGCcagaggagcaggaaggagacGAAGGGATGAGCGACTCGGACTCGGAGGGGCCCATCCTGtacaaagatgatgaggatgaggaagaagatGAAAGCCATAACA GCACGCTGGCTAACAAAGTGAAGAGGAAAGACACGCTAGCGATAAAGCTGGGGAACGCGACCACGCCACAGGAGGAGAAGATCGTCTTCCCTCGGAAGAGCAAGGAGGAGTGGAATGAAATTCGGCACCAGATCGGGACGACGCTGATCAG GCGACTGAGTCAGAGACCGACAGCGGAAGAACTGGAGCAGAGGAACATCCTTCAAC CGAAAAATGAAGCTGACCGTCAAGCAGAGAAGCGCGAGATCAAACGCAGGCTCACCAGAAAG CTTAGCCAAAGGCCTAcggtggcagagctgcaggccaGGAAGATCCTGAGGTTTAACGAATACGTAGAAGTAACAGATGCTCAAGACTATGACCGGCGAGCGGATAAGCCATGGACAAAGCTAACGCCAGCTGACAAG GCTGCCATCCGGAAGGAGCTGAATGAGTTTAAGAGCTGTGAAATGGAAGTCCACGAGGACAGCAAGCAGTTCACAAG GTACCATCGACCATAA
- the PHACTR4 gene encoding phosphatase and actin regulator 4 isoform X5, giving the protein MEENTAEEVDHPPTDVGMGVDVLESGDTTPPTKRKSKFSSFGKIFKPWKWRKKKSSDKFKETSEVLERKISMRKPREELVKRGVLLEDPEQDGEEPDKLNPPALKNGHTVPIGGLGVCNLASQEEEATKPSGLRKPVPAEEPKKRQGSSSSHSGPELEPPQEPYVPRQPLLPPKRPPSASQEASEAQAKDPTPASSTAKTAPSTTAPVAAKTVNSPAAPSPAPRTLPPALAGANTTVPTSTTSTAPAKQPPVPPPKPVNRNSNSVIAELSQAMNSGTGLSKPSPPLPPKRGLLPNTTSEAAIASKPLSDRTVTTNRPAPIPMHMTPVYPPPSPSPPLPTHIPPEPPRMPLPVSTPVLDPPHSLDLPKETPPPPEDFRSLEVSKRTSEQGFGEGHVLPRLPQIPLHIRIQQALASPLPVTPPAEGSHRAHSLLFENDGFGEDSGSLGRTRSLPVTIEMLKVPDDEEEEDDDQEEEQNSGPRVYIGDVPSVTVIPKLVPQVLPEEQEGDEGMSDSDSEGPILYKDDEDEEEDESHNSTLANKVKRKDTLAIKLGNATTPQEEKIVFPRKSKEEWNEIRHQIGTTLIRRLSQRPTAEELEQRNILQPKNEADRQAEKREIKRRLTRKLSQRPTVAELQARKILRFNEYVEVTDAQDYDRRADKPWTKLTPADKAAIRKELNEFKSCEMEVHEDSKQFTRYHRP; this is encoded by the exons CCGAAGAGGTGGATCACCCTCCAACTGATGTCGGCATGGGGGTAGATGTTTTGGAATCGGGTGACACCACACCTCctacaaagaggaaaagcaagttCTCAAGCTTTGGCAAGATCTTCAAACCCTGgaagtggaggaaaaagaaaagcagtgacaAATTTAAGGAGACTTCGGAAG TTTTAGAACGAAAGATTTCTATGCGAAAGCCAAGAGAGGAGCTGGTAAAAAGAGGGGTTCTGTTGGAAGACCCTGAGCAGG ATGGTGAGGAACCAGACAAGCTGAACCCACCTGCACTGAAGAATGGCCACACAGTCCCAATCGGTGGGCTGGGGGTTTGTAACCTGGCCAGCCAGGAGGAAGAGGCCACAAAGCCGTCTGGCCtcaggaagcctgttccagcagAGGAACCAAAGAAGAGGCAGG gctcctccagcagccactCTGGGCCCGAACTGGAACCACCTCAGGAACCGTATGTTCCCAGACAGCCTCTGCTTCCTCCAAAAAGACCTCCCTCCGCTTCCCAGGAGGCAAGTGAAGCGCAAGCGAAGGATCCGAcgcctgccagcagcactgcaaaaaCTGCACCCTCCACCACAGCCCCTGTTGCGGCAAAGACAGTCAATTCCccagctgccccttccccagcccccaggACTCTGCCCCCTGCTCTCGCCGGTGCCAACACTACCGTTCCCACCAGTACaaccagcacagctcctgccaaACAGCCTCCCGTCCCTCCTCCCAAACCCGTCAACAGAAATAGCAACTCAGTAATAG ctgaACTTTCTCAAGCAATGAACAGTGGTACAGGCTTGTCCaagccttcccctcctctcccaccgAAGAGAGGCCTCCTGCCCAACACCACGTCAGAGGCAGCTATCGCTTCCAAGCCCCTGAGCGACAGGACAGTGACAACCAACCGCCCCGCCCCGATACCGATGCACATGACCCCTGTTTACCCACCGCCCTCCCCTTCGCCGCCGCTGCCCACGCACATACCCCCCGAACCTCCACGCATGCCCTTGCCTGTCTCCACCCCTGTCTTGGACCCTCCACACTCCTTGGACCTACCCAAAGagactcctcctcctcctgaagACTTCAGGTCCTTGGAAGTGTCGAAGAGGACATCAGAGCAAGGGTTTGGCGAAGGTCACGTGCTGCCTCGCCTGCCCCAGATCCCATTGCACATCCGTATCCAGCAGGCTCTGGCCAGTCCTCTGCCTGTCACCCCCCCTGCCGAGGGGTCGCACAGGGCTCACTCGCTGCTCTTCGAGAATGATGGCTTTGGAGAAGACAGCGGCAGCCTGGGCAGGACGAGGTCCCTGCCTGTCACCATTGAGATGCTGAAAGT TCCAGAcgatgaggaagaggaagatgacgaccaggaagaggagcagaattCGGGCCCTCGTGTGTATATTGGAGACGTGCCATCTGTCACAGTCATCCCAAAACTGGTACCCCAGGTCCTGCcagaggagcaggaaggagacGAAGGGATGAGCGACTCGGACTCGGAGGGGCCCATCCTGtacaaagatgatgaggatgaggaagaagatGAAAGCCATAACA GCACGCTGGCTAACAAAGTGAAGAGGAAAGACACGCTAGCGATAAAGCTGGGGAACGCGACCACGCCACAGGAGGAGAAGATCGTCTTCCCTCGGAAGAGCAAGGAGGAGTGGAATGAAATTCGGCACCAGATCGGGACGACGCTGATCAG GCGACTGAGTCAGAGACCGACAGCGGAAGAACTGGAGCAGAGGAACATCCTTCAAC CGAAAAATGAAGCTGACCGTCAAGCAGAGAAGCGCGAGATCAAACGCAGGCTCACCAGAAAG CTTAGCCAAAGGCCTAcggtggcagagctgcaggccaGGAAGATCCTGAGGTTTAACGAATACGTAGAAGTAACAGATGCTCAAGACTATGACCGGCGAGCGGATAAGCCATGGACAAAGCTAACGCCAGCTGACAAG GCTGCCATCCGGAAGGAGCTGAATGAGTTTAAGAGCTGTGAAATGGAAGTCCACGAGGACAGCAAGCAGTTCACAAG GTACCATCGACCATAA
- the PHACTR4 gene encoding phosphatase and actin regulator 4 isoform X3: protein MSWVWTFLFVKGLSSYPAFHPPTSEEVDHPPTDVGMGVDVLESGDTTPPTKRKSKFSSFGKIFKPWKWRKKKSSDKFKETSEVLERKISMRKPREELVKRGVLLEDPEQDGEEPDKLNPPALKNGHTVPIGGLGVCNLASQEEEATKPSGLRKPVPAEEPKKRQGSSSSHSGPELEPPQEPYVPRQPLLPPKRPPSASQEASEAQAKDPTPASSTAKTAPSTTAPVAAKTVNSPAAPSPAPRTLPPALAGANTTVPTSTTSTAPAKQPPVPPPKPVNRNSNSVIAELSQAMNSGTGLSKPSPPLPPKRGLLPNTTSEAAIASKPLSDRTVTTNRPAPIPMHMTPVYPPPSPSPPLPTHIPPEPPRMPLPVSTPVLDPPHSLDLPKETPPPPEDFRSLEVSKRTSEQGFGEGHVLPRLPQIPLHIRIQQALASPLPVTPPAEGSHRAHSLLFENDGFGEDSGSLGRTRSLPVTIEMLKVPDDEEEEDDDQEEEQNSGPRVYIGDVPSVTVIPKLVPQVLPEEQEGDEGMSDSDSEGPILYKDDEDEEEDESHNSTLANKVKRKDTLAIKLGNATTPQEEKIVFPRKSKEEWNEIRHQIGTTLIRRLSQRPTAEELEQRNILQPKNEADRQAEKREIKRRLTRKLSQRPTVAELQARKILRFNEYVEVTDAQDYDRRADKPWTKLTPADKAAIRKELNEFKSCEMEVHEDSKQFTRYHRP from the exons CCGAAGAGGTGGATCACCCTCCAACTGATGTCGGCATGGGGGTAGATGTTTTGGAATCGGGTGACACCACACCTCctacaaagaggaaaagcaagttCTCAAGCTTTGGCAAGATCTTCAAACCCTGgaagtggaggaaaaagaaaagcagtgacaAATTTAAGGAGACTTCGGAAG TTTTAGAACGAAAGATTTCTATGCGAAAGCCAAGAGAGGAGCTGGTAAAAAGAGGGGTTCTGTTGGAAGACCCTGAGCAGG ATGGTGAGGAACCAGACAAGCTGAACCCACCTGCACTGAAGAATGGCCACACAGTCCCAATCGGTGGGCTGGGGGTTTGTAACCTGGCCAGCCAGGAGGAAGAGGCCACAAAGCCGTCTGGCCtcaggaagcctgttccagcagAGGAACCAAAGAAGAGGCAGG gctcctccagcagccactCTGGGCCCGAACTGGAACCACCTCAGGAACCGTATGTTCCCAGACAGCCTCTGCTTCCTCCAAAAAGACCTCCCTCCGCTTCCCAGGAGGCAAGTGAAGCGCAAGCGAAGGATCCGAcgcctgccagcagcactgcaaaaaCTGCACCCTCCACCACAGCCCCTGTTGCGGCAAAGACAGTCAATTCCccagctgccccttccccagcccccaggACTCTGCCCCCTGCTCTCGCCGGTGCCAACACTACCGTTCCCACCAGTACaaccagcacagctcctgccaaACAGCCTCCCGTCCCTCCTCCCAAACCCGTCAACAGAAATAGCAACTCAGTAATAG ctgaACTTTCTCAAGCAATGAACAGTGGTACAGGCTTGTCCaagccttcccctcctctcccaccgAAGAGAGGCCTCCTGCCCAACACCACGTCAGAGGCAGCTATCGCTTCCAAGCCCCTGAGCGACAGGACAGTGACAACCAACCGCCCCGCCCCGATACCGATGCACATGACCCCTGTTTACCCACCGCCCTCCCCTTCGCCGCCGCTGCCCACGCACATACCCCCCGAACCTCCACGCATGCCCTTGCCTGTCTCCACCCCTGTCTTGGACCCTCCACACTCCTTGGACCTACCCAAAGagactcctcctcctcctgaagACTTCAGGTCCTTGGAAGTGTCGAAGAGGACATCAGAGCAAGGGTTTGGCGAAGGTCACGTGCTGCCTCGCCTGCCCCAGATCCCATTGCACATCCGTATCCAGCAGGCTCTGGCCAGTCCTCTGCCTGTCACCCCCCCTGCCGAGGGGTCGCACAGGGCTCACTCGCTGCTCTTCGAGAATGATGGCTTTGGAGAAGACAGCGGCAGCCTGGGCAGGACGAGGTCCCTGCCTGTCACCATTGAGATGCTGAAAGT TCCAGAcgatgaggaagaggaagatgacgaccaggaagaggagcagaattCGGGCCCTCGTGTGTATATTGGAGACGTGCCATCTGTCACAGTCATCCCAAAACTGGTACCCCAGGTCCTGCcagaggagcaggaaggagacGAAGGGATGAGCGACTCGGACTCGGAGGGGCCCATCCTGtacaaagatgatgaggatgaggaagaagatGAAAGCCATAACA GCACGCTGGCTAACAAAGTGAAGAGGAAAGACACGCTAGCGATAAAGCTGGGGAACGCGACCACGCCACAGGAGGAGAAGATCGTCTTCCCTCGGAAGAGCAAGGAGGAGTGGAATGAAATTCGGCACCAGATCGGGACGACGCTGATCAG GCGACTGAGTCAGAGACCGACAGCGGAAGAACTGGAGCAGAGGAACATCCTTCAAC CGAAAAATGAAGCTGACCGTCAAGCAGAGAAGCGCGAGATCAAACGCAGGCTCACCAGAAAG CTTAGCCAAAGGCCTAcggtggcagagctgcaggccaGGAAGATCCTGAGGTTTAACGAATACGTAGAAGTAACAGATGCTCAAGACTATGACCGGCGAGCGGATAAGCCATGGACAAAGCTAACGCCAGCTGACAAG GCTGCCATCCGGAAGGAGCTGAATGAGTTTAAGAGCTGTGAAATGGAAGTCCACGAGGACAGCAAGCAGTTCACAAG GTACCATCGACCATAA
- the PHACTR4 gene encoding phosphatase and actin regulator 4 isoform X4, whose translation MGQPHFSRPVNPAAFAEEVDHPPTDVGMGVDVLESGDTTPPTKRKSKFSSFGKIFKPWKWRKKKSSDKFKETSEVLERKISMRKPREELVKRGVLLEDPEQDGEEPDKLNPPALKNGHTVPIGGLGVCNLASQEEEATKPSGLRKPVPAEEPKKRQGSSSSHSGPELEPPQEPYVPRQPLLPPKRPPSASQEASEAQAKDPTPASSTAKTAPSTTAPVAAKTVNSPAAPSPAPRTLPPALAGANTTVPTSTTSTAPAKQPPVPPPKPVNRNSNSVIAELSQAMNSGTGLSKPSPPLPPKRGLLPNTTSEAAIASKPLSDRTVTTNRPAPIPMHMTPVYPPPSPSPPLPTHIPPEPPRMPLPVSTPVLDPPHSLDLPKETPPPPEDFRSLEVSKRTSEQGFGEGHVLPRLPQIPLHIRIQQALASPLPVTPPAEGSHRAHSLLFENDGFGEDSGSLGRTRSLPVTIEMLKVPDDEEEEDDDQEEEQNSGPRVYIGDVPSVTVIPKLVPQVLPEEQEGDEGMSDSDSEGPILYKDDEDEEEDESHNSTLANKVKRKDTLAIKLGNATTPQEEKIVFPRKSKEEWNEIRHQIGTTLIRRLSQRPTAEELEQRNILQPKNEADRQAEKREIKRRLTRKLSQRPTVAELQARKILRFNEYVEVTDAQDYDRRADKPWTKLTPADKAAIRKELNEFKSCEMEVHEDSKQFTRYHRP comes from the exons ATGGGGCAGCCGCACTTCTCGAGACCGGTAAATCCAGCTGCTTTTG CCGAAGAGGTGGATCACCCTCCAACTGATGTCGGCATGGGGGTAGATGTTTTGGAATCGGGTGACACCACACCTCctacaaagaggaaaagcaagttCTCAAGCTTTGGCAAGATCTTCAAACCCTGgaagtggaggaaaaagaaaagcagtgacaAATTTAAGGAGACTTCGGAAG TTTTAGAACGAAAGATTTCTATGCGAAAGCCAAGAGAGGAGCTGGTAAAAAGAGGGGTTCTGTTGGAAGACCCTGAGCAGG ATGGTGAGGAACCAGACAAGCTGAACCCACCTGCACTGAAGAATGGCCACACAGTCCCAATCGGTGGGCTGGGGGTTTGTAACCTGGCCAGCCAGGAGGAAGAGGCCACAAAGCCGTCTGGCCtcaggaagcctgttccagcagAGGAACCAAAGAAGAGGCAGG gctcctccagcagccactCTGGGCCCGAACTGGAACCACCTCAGGAACCGTATGTTCCCAGACAGCCTCTGCTTCCTCCAAAAAGACCTCCCTCCGCTTCCCAGGAGGCAAGTGAAGCGCAAGCGAAGGATCCGAcgcctgccagcagcactgcaaaaaCTGCACCCTCCACCACAGCCCCTGTTGCGGCAAAGACAGTCAATTCCccagctgccccttccccagcccccaggACTCTGCCCCCTGCTCTCGCCGGTGCCAACACTACCGTTCCCACCAGTACaaccagcacagctcctgccaaACAGCCTCCCGTCCCTCCTCCCAAACCCGTCAACAGAAATAGCAACTCAGTAATAG ctgaACTTTCTCAAGCAATGAACAGTGGTACAGGCTTGTCCaagccttcccctcctctcccaccgAAGAGAGGCCTCCTGCCCAACACCACGTCAGAGGCAGCTATCGCTTCCAAGCCCCTGAGCGACAGGACAGTGACAACCAACCGCCCCGCCCCGATACCGATGCACATGACCCCTGTTTACCCACCGCCCTCCCCTTCGCCGCCGCTGCCCACGCACATACCCCCCGAACCTCCACGCATGCCCTTGCCTGTCTCCACCCCTGTCTTGGACCCTCCACACTCCTTGGACCTACCCAAAGagactcctcctcctcctgaagACTTCAGGTCCTTGGAAGTGTCGAAGAGGACATCAGAGCAAGGGTTTGGCGAAGGTCACGTGCTGCCTCGCCTGCCCCAGATCCCATTGCACATCCGTATCCAGCAGGCTCTGGCCAGTCCTCTGCCTGTCACCCCCCCTGCCGAGGGGTCGCACAGGGCTCACTCGCTGCTCTTCGAGAATGATGGCTTTGGAGAAGACAGCGGCAGCCTGGGCAGGACGAGGTCCCTGCCTGTCACCATTGAGATGCTGAAAGT TCCAGAcgatgaggaagaggaagatgacgaccaggaagaggagcagaattCGGGCCCTCGTGTGTATATTGGAGACGTGCCATCTGTCACAGTCATCCCAAAACTGGTACCCCAGGTCCTGCcagaggagcaggaaggagacGAAGGGATGAGCGACTCGGACTCGGAGGGGCCCATCCTGtacaaagatgatgaggatgaggaagaagatGAAAGCCATAACA GCACGCTGGCTAACAAAGTGAAGAGGAAAGACACGCTAGCGATAAAGCTGGGGAACGCGACCACGCCACAGGAGGAGAAGATCGTCTTCCCTCGGAAGAGCAAGGAGGAGTGGAATGAAATTCGGCACCAGATCGGGACGACGCTGATCAG GCGACTGAGTCAGAGACCGACAGCGGAAGAACTGGAGCAGAGGAACATCCTTCAAC CGAAAAATGAAGCTGACCGTCAAGCAGAGAAGCGCGAGATCAAACGCAGGCTCACCAGAAAG CTTAGCCAAAGGCCTAcggtggcagagctgcaggccaGGAAGATCCTGAGGTTTAACGAATACGTAGAAGTAACAGATGCTCAAGACTATGACCGGCGAGCGGATAAGCCATGGACAAAGCTAACGCCAGCTGACAAG GCTGCCATCCGGAAGGAGCTGAATGAGTTTAAGAGCTGTGAAATGGAAGTCCACGAGGACAGCAAGCAGTTCACAAG GTACCATCGACCATAA
- the PHACTR4 gene encoding phosphatase and actin regulator 4 isoform X1: MEENTAEEVDHPPTDVGMGVDVLESGDTTPPTKRKSKFSSFGKIFKPWKWRKKKSSDKFKETSEDGEEPDKLNPPALKNGHTVPIGGLGVCNLASQEEEATKPSGLRKPVPAEEPKKRQGSSSSHSGPELEPPQEPYVPRQPLLPPKRPPSASQEASEAQAKDPTPASSTAKTAPSTTAPVAAKTVNSPAAPSPAPRTLPPALAGANTTVPTSTTSTAPAKQPPVPPPKPVNRNSNSVIAELSQAMNSGTGLSKPSPPLPPKRGLLPNTTSEAAIASKPLSDRTVTTNRPAPIPMHMTPVYPPPSPSPPLPTHIPPEPPRMPLPVSTPVLDPPHSLDLPKETPPPPEDFRSLEVSKRTSEQGFGEGHVLPRLPQIPLHIRIQQALASPLPVTPPAEGSHRAHSLLFENDGFGEDSGSLGRTRSLPVTIEMLKVPDDEEEEDDDQEEEQNSGPRVYIGDVPSVTVIPKLVPQVLPEEQEGDEGMSDSDSEGPILYKDDEDEEEDESHNSTLANKVKRKDTLAIKLGNATTPQEEKIVFPRKSKEEWNEIRHQIGTTLIRRLSQRPTAEELEQRNILQPKNEADRQAEKREIKRRLTRKLSQRPTVAELQARKILRFNEYVEVTDAQDYDRRADKPWTKLTPADKAAIRKELNEFKSCEMEVHEDSKQFTRYHRP; the protein is encoded by the exons CCGAAGAGGTGGATCACCCTCCAACTGATGTCGGCATGGGGGTAGATGTTTTGGAATCGGGTGACACCACACCTCctacaaagaggaaaagcaagttCTCAAGCTTTGGCAAGATCTTCAAACCCTGgaagtggaggaaaaagaaaagcagtgacaAATTTAAGGAGACTTCGGAAG ATGGTGAGGAACCAGACAAGCTGAACCCACCTGCACTGAAGAATGGCCACACAGTCCCAATCGGTGGGCTGGGGGTTTGTAACCTGGCCAGCCAGGAGGAAGAGGCCACAAAGCCGTCTGGCCtcaggaagcctgttccagcagAGGAACCAAAGAAGAGGCAGG gctcctccagcagccactCTGGGCCCGAACTGGAACCACCTCAGGAACCGTATGTTCCCAGACAGCCTCTGCTTCCTCCAAAAAGACCTCCCTCCGCTTCCCAGGAGGCAAGTGAAGCGCAAGCGAAGGATCCGAcgcctgccagcagcactgcaaaaaCTGCACCCTCCACCACAGCCCCTGTTGCGGCAAAGACAGTCAATTCCccagctgccccttccccagcccccaggACTCTGCCCCCTGCTCTCGCCGGTGCCAACACTACCGTTCCCACCAGTACaaccagcacagctcctgccaaACAGCCTCCCGTCCCTCCTCCCAAACCCGTCAACAGAAATAGCAACTCAGTAATAG ctgaACTTTCTCAAGCAATGAACAGTGGTACAGGCTTGTCCaagccttcccctcctctcccaccgAAGAGAGGCCTCCTGCCCAACACCACGTCAGAGGCAGCTATCGCTTCCAAGCCCCTGAGCGACAGGACAGTGACAACCAACCGCCCCGCCCCGATACCGATGCACATGACCCCTGTTTACCCACCGCCCTCCCCTTCGCCGCCGCTGCCCACGCACATACCCCCCGAACCTCCACGCATGCCCTTGCCTGTCTCCACCCCTGTCTTGGACCCTCCACACTCCTTGGACCTACCCAAAGagactcctcctcctcctgaagACTTCAGGTCCTTGGAAGTGTCGAAGAGGACATCAGAGCAAGGGTTTGGCGAAGGTCACGTGCTGCCTCGCCTGCCCCAGATCCCATTGCACATCCGTATCCAGCAGGCTCTGGCCAGTCCTCTGCCTGTCACCCCCCCTGCCGAGGGGTCGCACAGGGCTCACTCGCTGCTCTTCGAGAATGATGGCTTTGGAGAAGACAGCGGCAGCCTGGGCAGGACGAGGTCCCTGCCTGTCACCATTGAGATGCTGAAAGT TCCAGAcgatgaggaagaggaagatgacgaccaggaagaggagcagaattCGGGCCCTCGTGTGTATATTGGAGACGTGCCATCTGTCACAGTCATCCCAAAACTGGTACCCCAGGTCCTGCcagaggagcaggaaggagacGAAGGGATGAGCGACTCGGACTCGGAGGGGCCCATCCTGtacaaagatgatgaggatgaggaagaagatGAAAGCCATAACA GCACGCTGGCTAACAAAGTGAAGAGGAAAGACACGCTAGCGATAAAGCTGGGGAACGCGACCACGCCACAGGAGGAGAAGATCGTCTTCCCTCGGAAGAGCAAGGAGGAGTGGAATGAAATTCGGCACCAGATCGGGACGACGCTGATCAG GCGACTGAGTCAGAGACCGACAGCGGAAGAACTGGAGCAGAGGAACATCCTTCAAC CGAAAAATGAAGCTGACCGTCAAGCAGAGAAGCGCGAGATCAAACGCAGGCTCACCAGAAAG CTTAGCCAAAGGCCTAcggtggcagagctgcaggccaGGAAGATCCTGAGGTTTAACGAATACGTAGAAGTAACAGATGCTCAAGACTATGACCGGCGAGCGGATAAGCCATGGACAAAGCTAACGCCAGCTGACAAG GCTGCCATCCGGAAGGAGCTGAATGAGTTTAAGAGCTGTGAAATGGAAGTCCACGAGGACAGCAAGCAGTTCACAAG GTACCATCGACCATAA